The following are from one region of the Anguilla rostrata isolate EN2019 chromosome 7, ASM1855537v3, whole genome shotgun sequence genome:
- the LOC135259988 gene encoding E3 ubiquitin-protein ligase ZFP91-like isoform X1: MDPENSRAAASSTGASGEIELPAEKAAAPSPIPRAVPARGRVLRERGLSRVQTGVSSAGLNDSKSSTPGSGRVLRDRSSRGVVAGKNGGGSGNSKDQNEFAAANRRRKSEYPRRRRNAGTRVENSGEAGDDGGLAVGPEDKKDPPQKASRPSRPRRPQLQSRQRAPSARCSRPSPTLVCKSEPDTETTYGAVDDVVERTCGSDEEDDVLIGEEDPPFRDDPNDLNYKPETESREPQKPRRRPPRQKEEKKEKERDKDRGKEIKTEGGAEMDVKLEDEFGEDAEPPRKRGRRRKDDKSPRLPKRRKKPPVQYVRCEMEGCGTVLAHPRYLQHHIKYQHLLKKKYVCPHPSCGRLFRLQKQLLRHAKHHTDQRDYICEYCARAFKSSHNLAVHRMIHTGEKPLQCEICGFTCRQKASLNWHMKKHDADAFYQFSCNICGKKFEKKDSVVAHKAKSHPEVLIAEALAANAGALITTPAPLLEALPGTGQGEHMVVVTEEQSLPPMQVTLPLALPLAGQQIITSHPQQTQLLQLTPHPVPPQQQQQQQQQPPPQLIQLTPAPPTPGQLLPQGQDLVNSRESLGLGPISPPPPVGLHQSVIPTGEGGGVWEGEVEGERHRVEDGVVWEQEGDGDRERGDGGMVWEREGEREILLESAEVPVTHGNHHGLI; encoded by the exons ATGGACCCGGAGAACAGCCGGGCTGCAGCTAGTAGCACCGGGGCAAGTGGCGAGATTGAGCTTCCTGCCGAGAAGGCCGCAGCACCATCCCCAATCCCCAGAGCTGTCCCGGCCCGCGGTAGAGTGCTGAGAGAACGCGGCCTGAGTCGCGTACAGACCGGTGTTTCCTCGGCAGGCCTGAATGACTCTAAATCAAGTACACCGGGCTCTGGACGAGTTCTACGGGACCGGTCCTCTAGGGGGGTGGTAGCTGGGAAGAACGGCGGCGGAAGCGGCAACTCCAAGGACCAGAATGAATTCGCTGCGGCAAATCGTCGGAGAAAATCCGAGTACCCGAGGCGAAGGAGAAATGCTGGAACTCGTGTTGAAAATTCGGGAGAGGCCGGGGATGACGGTGGCCTAGCAGTTGG TCCTGAAGACAAAAAAGACCCTCCCCAGAAAG CTTCACGACCGTCAAGACCCCGTCGGCCCCAGCTTCAGTCCCGACAGAGGGCACCGTCGGCTCGCTGTTCCCGACCTTCGCCCACCCTTGTGTGCAAGAGCGAGCCAGACACAGAGACAACGTATG GAGCAGTGGATGACGTCGTGGAACGCACCTGTGGCAG TGACGAGGAGGACGACGTGCTTATTGGTGAAGAAGACCCCCCTTTCAGAGATGACCCAAATGACCTGAATTATAAACCTGAAACAGAGAG CAGGGAGCCCCAGAAGCCGCGTCGCCGCCCCCCGCgacagaaagaggagaagaaggaaaagGAGCGGGacaaagacagagggaaagagataaaAACGGAGGGAGGAGCCGAGATGGACGTAAAGCTGGAGGACGAGTTCGGAGAGGACGCGGAGCCCCCCAGGAA GAGAGGCAGGCGGCGGAAAGACGACAAAAGTCCACGCCTTCCAAAGAGGAG gaAGAAGCCGCCTGTGCAGTATGTGCGCTGTGAGATGGAGGGCTGTGGCACTGTCCTGGCTCACCCACGCTACCTGCAG CACCATATTAAATACCAGCACTTACTGAAGAAGAAGTACGTGTGTCCCCACCCGTCCTGCGGAAGACTGTTCCGTCTGCAGAAACAACTCCTGCGGCATGCTAAGCATCATACAG ACCAGCGGGACTACATCTGTGAGTACTGCGCCCGGGCCTTCAAGAGCTCCCACAACCTGGCCGTGCACCGGATGATCCACACAGGAGAGAAGCCGCTGCA GTGCGAGATCTGCGGGTTCACCTGCAGGCAGAAGGCGTCGCTGAACTGGCACATGAAGAAGCACGACGCCGACGCCTTCTACCAGTTCTCTTGCAACATCTGCGGCAAGAAGTTTGAGAAGAAGGATAGCGTGGTGGCCCACAAGGCGAAGAGCCACCCGGAGGTGCTGATTGCGGAGGCGCTGGCGGCCAACGCGGGCGCCCTcatcaccacccccgcccccctgctggAGGCGCTGCCCGGGACGGGCCAGGGGGAGCACATGGTGGTGGTGACTGAGGAACAGAGCCTGCCCCCCATGCAGGTGACCCTGCCCCTGGCCCTCCCCTTAGCAGGGCAGCAGATCatcacctcccacccccagcagacccagctgctgcagctcacTCCTCACCCTgtccccccccagcagcagcagcagcagcagcagcagccacccCCCCAGCTGATTCagctcacccccgcccccccgacacccggccagctcctcccccagggCCAGGACCTGGTCAACAGCAGGGAGAGCCTAGGGCTAGGCCCCatctccccgcccccgcccgtcGGCCTCCACCAATCGGTGATACCGACGGGCGAAGGAGgtggggtttgggagggggaggtggaagGGGAGAGGCACAGGGTGGAGGACGGGGTGGTGtgggagcaggagggagacGGGGACCGGGAGcggggggatggagggatggtgtgggagagggagggagagagggagattctACTGGAGAGTGCCGAGGTGCCGGTGACACACGGGAATCACCACGGGCTTATTTAG
- the LOC135259988 gene encoding E3 ubiquitin-protein ligase ZFP91-like isoform X2 — protein MDPENSRAAASSTGASGEIELPAEKAAAPSPIPRAVPARGRVLRERGLSRVQTGVSSAGLNDSKSSTPGSGRVLRDRSSRGVVAGKNGGGSGNSKDQNEFAAANRRRKSEYPRRRRNAGTRVENSGEAGDDGGLAVGPEDKKDPPQKASRPSRPRRPQLQSRQRAPSARCSRPSPTLVCKSEPDTETTYGAVDDVVERTCGSDEEDDVLIGEEDPPFRDDPNDLNYKPETEREPQKPRRRPPRQKEEKKEKERDKDRGKEIKTEGGAEMDVKLEDEFGEDAEPPRKRGRRRKDDKSPRLPKRRKKPPVQYVRCEMEGCGTVLAHPRYLQHHIKYQHLLKKKYVCPHPSCGRLFRLQKQLLRHAKHHTDQRDYICEYCARAFKSSHNLAVHRMIHTGEKPLQCEICGFTCRQKASLNWHMKKHDADAFYQFSCNICGKKFEKKDSVVAHKAKSHPEVLIAEALAANAGALITTPAPLLEALPGTGQGEHMVVVTEEQSLPPMQVTLPLALPLAGQQIITSHPQQTQLLQLTPHPVPPQQQQQQQQQPPPQLIQLTPAPPTPGQLLPQGQDLVNSRESLGLGPISPPPPVGLHQSVIPTGEGGGVWEGEVEGERHRVEDGVVWEQEGDGDRERGDGGMVWEREGEREILLESAEVPVTHGNHHGLI, from the exons ATGGACCCGGAGAACAGCCGGGCTGCAGCTAGTAGCACCGGGGCAAGTGGCGAGATTGAGCTTCCTGCCGAGAAGGCCGCAGCACCATCCCCAATCCCCAGAGCTGTCCCGGCCCGCGGTAGAGTGCTGAGAGAACGCGGCCTGAGTCGCGTACAGACCGGTGTTTCCTCGGCAGGCCTGAATGACTCTAAATCAAGTACACCGGGCTCTGGACGAGTTCTACGGGACCGGTCCTCTAGGGGGGTGGTAGCTGGGAAGAACGGCGGCGGAAGCGGCAACTCCAAGGACCAGAATGAATTCGCTGCGGCAAATCGTCGGAGAAAATCCGAGTACCCGAGGCGAAGGAGAAATGCTGGAACTCGTGTTGAAAATTCGGGAGAGGCCGGGGATGACGGTGGCCTAGCAGTTGG TCCTGAAGACAAAAAAGACCCTCCCCAGAAAG CTTCACGACCGTCAAGACCCCGTCGGCCCCAGCTTCAGTCCCGACAGAGGGCACCGTCGGCTCGCTGTTCCCGACCTTCGCCCACCCTTGTGTGCAAGAGCGAGCCAGACACAGAGACAACGTATG GAGCAGTGGATGACGTCGTGGAACGCACCTGTGGCAG TGACGAGGAGGACGACGTGCTTATTGGTGAAGAAGACCCCCCTTTCAGAGATGACCCAAATGACCTGAATTATAAACCTGAAACAGAGAG GGAGCCCCAGAAGCCGCGTCGCCGCCCCCCGCgacagaaagaggagaagaaggaaaagGAGCGGGacaaagacagagggaaagagataaaAACGGAGGGAGGAGCCGAGATGGACGTAAAGCTGGAGGACGAGTTCGGAGAGGACGCGGAGCCCCCCAGGAA GAGAGGCAGGCGGCGGAAAGACGACAAAAGTCCACGCCTTCCAAAGAGGAG gaAGAAGCCGCCTGTGCAGTATGTGCGCTGTGAGATGGAGGGCTGTGGCACTGTCCTGGCTCACCCACGCTACCTGCAG CACCATATTAAATACCAGCACTTACTGAAGAAGAAGTACGTGTGTCCCCACCCGTCCTGCGGAAGACTGTTCCGTCTGCAGAAACAACTCCTGCGGCATGCTAAGCATCATACAG ACCAGCGGGACTACATCTGTGAGTACTGCGCCCGGGCCTTCAAGAGCTCCCACAACCTGGCCGTGCACCGGATGATCCACACAGGAGAGAAGCCGCTGCA GTGCGAGATCTGCGGGTTCACCTGCAGGCAGAAGGCGTCGCTGAACTGGCACATGAAGAAGCACGACGCCGACGCCTTCTACCAGTTCTCTTGCAACATCTGCGGCAAGAAGTTTGAGAAGAAGGATAGCGTGGTGGCCCACAAGGCGAAGAGCCACCCGGAGGTGCTGATTGCGGAGGCGCTGGCGGCCAACGCGGGCGCCCTcatcaccacccccgcccccctgctggAGGCGCTGCCCGGGACGGGCCAGGGGGAGCACATGGTGGTGGTGACTGAGGAACAGAGCCTGCCCCCCATGCAGGTGACCCTGCCCCTGGCCCTCCCCTTAGCAGGGCAGCAGATCatcacctcccacccccagcagacccagctgctgcagctcacTCCTCACCCTgtccccccccagcagcagcagcagcagcagcagcagccacccCCCCAGCTGATTCagctcacccccgcccccccgacacccggccagctcctcccccagggCCAGGACCTGGTCAACAGCAGGGAGAGCCTAGGGCTAGGCCCCatctccccgcccccgcccgtcGGCCTCCACCAATCGGTGATACCGACGGGCGAAGGAGgtggggtttgggagggggaggtggaagGGGAGAGGCACAGGGTGGAGGACGGGGTGGTGtgggagcaggagggagacGGGGACCGGGAGcggggggatggagggatggtgtgggagagggagggagagagggagattctACTGGAGAGTGCCGAGGTGCCGGTGACACACGGGAATCACCACGGGCTTATTTAG
- the LOC135259996 gene encoding ciliary neurotrophic factor-like gives MAGELQSGRPGSRRSRTGKAVALARLLHRDCTRLLELYKEKESFPSEHSLETDRILSLCVSSPDLSMDERVWLHHSALQQCLRLLEYVIGREEELEGEGGGEYESVRNSVRERLGHLLHSTRVLLEKEEEDNVPTPDPDCNKDVDVDEGDGVFGVKLWIYRVLQELIHWTHSASETLHTFHSEREAREQERRGSESEGAEI, from the exons ATGGCCGGTGAGCTGCAAAGTGGCAGGCCGGGCTCGAGACGCTCTCGGACCGGGAAAGCTGTCGCGTTGGCTCGACTACTACACCGGGATTGCACCCGCCTGTTGGAGCTTTAC aaagagaaagaaagcttCCCATCCGAACACTCCCTAGAGACGGATCGGATTTTGTCTCTATGCGTGTCTTCCCCCGACCTCTCAATGGACGAGAGGGTGTGGCTTCATCACTCCGCCCTCCAGCAGTGCCTCAGGCTTCTGGAGTACGTGATTGGCCGGGAGGAGGAGCTCGAGGGCGAAGGGGGCGGAGAATATGAGTCTGTCCGTAACAGTGTGAGGGAGAGGCTGGGGCACTTGCTCCACTCAACCAGGGTCCTACTcgagaaagaagaggaagataATGTGCCTACACCTGATCCTGACTGTAACAAG GACGTAGATGTAGACGAAGGAGATGGCGTTTTTGGGGTAAAGCTCTGGATCTACCGTGTCCTGCAGGAGTTGATCCACTGGACCCACTCTGCCTCCGAGACCCTCCACACCTTCCACTCCGAGCGGGAAgcaagagagcaggagaggaggggcaGTGAGAGCGAAGGGGCAGAGATCTAA
- the LOC135259989 gene encoding serine/arginine repetitive matrix protein 1 isoform X1: MAENIRSLFDYREPPTLDSDGEGSKPPPPRGRGCGRKRKGTPVKVCDRVYVTEDEEESLSEHSYCAGDGQYPEGEDDRLPAPDSPYYLSDPAQLCVSELGDEGASGARAAMLYAPPANCRIREVHCGSQVRLVVIAIRDIAKGEEITVDYSLTEWGDNPMGFHSSVSPGGLECSSDPENNIKKLVEEEFSISAAHPPDIDVTQEDESGPVPLSLSVSDYLTPSWSLSPSSSPVSHSEASDSDHEEEEEEEELEELRGRMLRRRKKRKAPYGSSAKRKGAPRTPSRPLSFSRSPHPSPPACRPSFAAPPLPPTTNINNNININIGRGRGVATRRQQCLYCGRHFRSLARHLEKHHAQQPEVRAAMERAQTFPNPPLSQTHPAHSNPAPSPARSPAPAAAAAPSPALFPREREAQNGGVSFSLSLSPPSLAHASSAAPPKKSPALSTSPRKSPSAPAPPKRGRRMKKEKEEEQEKREAAKEEEEASPHGFLGGGKDNEPEPNGEKDEESGEEKKGEMLSSRRPHMLPLLSSLSSLVAHLRRQQHSSFVTLSRQPQAAEAWRLLCHSSLALLILYNRRRECEVSKLTIQEYRSRVTPPPLPAPGSAPSLTPLEASLSPFERQVLCHLPRAGVLGKRGRVQPLILPPHSEPCLELLLQTRPGVGVDPQNPYLFARPYHSPATPLRGADLLRSLARASGTKNPQALTQTRVRRQVAILTQLLLLGEGEGQGAGSATQRLEDFLQREYHVTQSCARIGQDPGLMGRVGRVVLCGERDGVLFRGMSLHHICLELDVMSGNSADSLSDDSDAERRKVPEKGEPAKRAAGKSQPPRRRRTAAPPTSASSVSPSPATFAHKRRSAQPKPGKRGVLKRPWSEAERAAVEFHLSRNIAELRVPAKADCERCLQLCPLLVTNRRDWRAIKFYCHNRIQLLKKRERREGGASGLGASVC, from the exons ATGGCGGAGAATATACGATCACTGTTTGATTATCGGGAACCTCCGACCCTGGATAGCGACGGAGAAGGGAGCAAACCTCCGCCGCCGCGGGG gcgGGGCTGCGGGCGGAAGAGGAAGGGAACCCCGGTGAAAGTGTGTGACCGGGTGTATGTCACAGAAGACGAGGAGGAGAGCCTCTCTGAACACAGCTACTGCGCCG GTGACGGACAGTATCCGGAGGGGGAGGACGATCGCCTGCCTGCCCCGGACAGCCCCTACTACCTCAGCGACCCCGCTCAATTGtg CGTCTCGGAGCTGGGCGATGAAGGGGCCAGCGGCGCCAGGGCGGCCATGTTGTACGCGCCCCCGGCCAACTGCCGCATCCGAGAGGTGCACTGTGGGAGCCAGGTGCGGCTCGTCGTCATAGCGATCAGAGACATCGCCAAAGGGGAGGAGATAACGGTGGACTACAGTCTGACGGAGTGGGGAGACAACCCCATG GGTTTCCACAGCTCAGTGTCTCCAGGAGGGCTGGAATGCAGCTCCGACCCCGAGAACAACATCAAGAAG CTAGTGGAAGAGGAATTTTCCATTAGTGCAGCTCATCCTCCAGACATTGACGTTACACAG GAGGATGAGTCCGGCcccgtccccctctctctctccgtctcggACTACCTCACCCCGTCCTGGTCCCTCTCTCCGTCCTCCTCCCCGGTGTCCCACTCGGAGGCCAGCGACTCGGAccacgaggaggaggaggaggaagaggagctggaggagctccGGGGGCGGATGCTGCGGCGGCGCAAGAAGAGGAAGGCGCCGTACGGCTCGTCCGCCAAGCGGAAGGGCGCGCCGCGGACGCCGAGCCGGCCGCTGTCCTTCTCCCGCTCgccgcacccctcccccccggcctgCCGCCCCTCCTTCGCcgcgccccccctgccccccaccaccaacatcaacaacaacatcaacatcaacatcgggcgggggcggggcgtggccACCCGCCGCCAGCAGTGCCTGTACTGCGGCCGCCACttccgctcgctcgcccgccacCTGGAGAAGCACCACGCCCAGCAGCCCGAGGTGCGGGCCGCCATGGAGCGCGCCCAGACCTTCCCCAACCCGCCGCTCTCCCAGACGCACCCCGCCCACTcgaaccccgccccctcccccgcccgctcccccgcacccgccgccgccgccgccccctcgcccgccctcttccccagggagagggaggcgcaGAACGGCGGagtctccttctccctctccctctcgccccccTCCCTTGCTCACGCCTCCTCCGCCGCCCCGCCCAAGaagagccccgccctctccaccTCGCCCAGGAAGAGCCCGTCCGCGCCGGCCCCGCCCAAAAGGGGCCGCAGgatgaagaaggagaaggaggaggagcaggagaaacGGGAGGCGGctaaggaggaggaggaggcctccCCCCACGGCTTCCTGGGAGGAGGGAAGGACAACGAGCCGGAACCGAACGGAGAGAAGGATGAAGAGAGtggagaagagaagaaaggagagatgTTGAG CTCCCGCAGGCCCCACATGCTGCCCCTGCTCTCCTCGCTGTCCTCCCTGGTGGCGCACCTGCGCCGGCAGCAGCACTCGTCCTTCGTCACGCTGTCGCGCCAGCCGCAGGCGGCCGAGGCCTGGCGCCTGCTGTGCCACTCCAGCCTGGCGCTGCTCATCCTCTACAACCGGCGGCGCGAGTGCGAGGTGTCCAAGCTCACCATCCAGGAGTACCGCAGCCGCGTCACGCCCCCGCCGCTGCccgcccccggctccgccccctccctcaccccgcTGGAGGCCTCGCTGTCGCCCTTCGAGCGCCAGGTGCTGTGCCACCTGCCCCGGGCCGGGGTGCTGGGGAAGCGGGGGCGGGTGCAGCCCCTCATCCTGCCCCCCCACAGCGAGCCCtgcctggagctgctgctgcagacccGGCCCGGTGTGGGGGTGGACCCGCAGAACCCCTACCTGTTCGCCCGGCCCTACCACTCCCCGGCCACGCCCCTGCGGGGGGCGGACCTCCTGCGCAGCCTGGCCCGGGCCAGCGGCACCAAGAACCCCCAGGCGCTGACCCAGACCCGCGTCCGGCGCCAGGTGGCCATCCTCACCCAGCTGCTGCTACTGGGCGAGGGGGAGGGTCAAGGGGCGGGCAGCGCCACCCAGCGCCTGGAGGACTTCCTGCAGAGGGAGTACCACGTGACCCAGAGCTGCGCCCGGATTGGCCAGGACCCGGGGCTGATGGGACGGGTGGGCCGGGTGGTGCTCTGCGGGGAACGGGACGGGGTCCTCTTCAGGGGCATGAGCCTGCACCACATCTGTCTGGAGCTGGACG TGATGTCGGGGAACTCGGCGGACTCTCTCTCGGACGATTCGGACGCGGAGCGGAGGAAGGTTCCGGAGAAAGGGGAGCCGGCGAAGAGGGCGGCGGGGAAGAGCCAGCCCCCTCGGAGGAGGAGAACCGCCGCGCCTCccacctccgcctcctccgtcagcccctcccccgccacctTCGCCCACAAGAGGAGAAGCGCCCAGCCCAAACCCG GTAAGCGTGGGGTTCTGAAGCGCCCGTGGTCGGAGGCGGAGCGGGCGGCGGTGGAGTTCCACCTGAGCAGGAACATCGCGGAGCTGCGGGTGCCGGCCAAGGCGGACTGCGAGCGCTGCCTGCagctctgccccctgctggtcaccaACCGCCGCGACTGGCGGGCCATCAAGTTCTACTGCCACAACCGCATCCAGCTGCTCAAGAAGAGGGAgcggagggagggcggggcgtcCGGGCTGGGCGCGTCCGTCTGctga
- the LOC135259989 gene encoding serine/arginine repetitive matrix protein 1 isoform X2 — protein sequence MAENIRSLFDYREPPTLDSDGEGSKPPPPRGRGCGRKRKGTPVKVCDRVYVTEDEEESLSEHSYCAGDGQYPEGEDDRLPAPDSPYYLSDPAQLCVSELGDEGASGARAAMLYAPPANCRIREVHCGSQVRLVVIAIRDIAKGEEITVDYSLTEWGDNPMGFHSSVSPGGLECSSDPENNIKKEDESGPVPLSLSVSDYLTPSWSLSPSSSPVSHSEASDSDHEEEEEEEELEELRGRMLRRRKKRKAPYGSSAKRKGAPRTPSRPLSFSRSPHPSPPACRPSFAAPPLPPTTNINNNININIGRGRGVATRRQQCLYCGRHFRSLARHLEKHHAQQPEVRAAMERAQTFPNPPLSQTHPAHSNPAPSPARSPAPAAAAAPSPALFPREREAQNGGVSFSLSLSPPSLAHASSAAPPKKSPALSTSPRKSPSAPAPPKRGRRMKKEKEEEQEKREAAKEEEEASPHGFLGGGKDNEPEPNGEKDEESGEEKKGEMLSSRRPHMLPLLSSLSSLVAHLRRQQHSSFVTLSRQPQAAEAWRLLCHSSLALLILYNRRRECEVSKLTIQEYRSRVTPPPLPAPGSAPSLTPLEASLSPFERQVLCHLPRAGVLGKRGRVQPLILPPHSEPCLELLLQTRPGVGVDPQNPYLFARPYHSPATPLRGADLLRSLARASGTKNPQALTQTRVRRQVAILTQLLLLGEGEGQGAGSATQRLEDFLQREYHVTQSCARIGQDPGLMGRVGRVVLCGERDGVLFRGMSLHHICLELDVMSGNSADSLSDDSDAERRKVPEKGEPAKRAAGKSQPPRRRRTAAPPTSASSVSPSPATFAHKRRSAQPKPGKRGVLKRPWSEAERAAVEFHLSRNIAELRVPAKADCERCLQLCPLLVTNRRDWRAIKFYCHNRIQLLKKRERREGGASGLGASVC from the exons ATGGCGGAGAATATACGATCACTGTTTGATTATCGGGAACCTCCGACCCTGGATAGCGACGGAGAAGGGAGCAAACCTCCGCCGCCGCGGGG gcgGGGCTGCGGGCGGAAGAGGAAGGGAACCCCGGTGAAAGTGTGTGACCGGGTGTATGTCACAGAAGACGAGGAGGAGAGCCTCTCTGAACACAGCTACTGCGCCG GTGACGGACAGTATCCGGAGGGGGAGGACGATCGCCTGCCTGCCCCGGACAGCCCCTACTACCTCAGCGACCCCGCTCAATTGtg CGTCTCGGAGCTGGGCGATGAAGGGGCCAGCGGCGCCAGGGCGGCCATGTTGTACGCGCCCCCGGCCAACTGCCGCATCCGAGAGGTGCACTGTGGGAGCCAGGTGCGGCTCGTCGTCATAGCGATCAGAGACATCGCCAAAGGGGAGGAGATAACGGTGGACTACAGTCTGACGGAGTGGGGAGACAACCCCATG GGTTTCCACAGCTCAGTGTCTCCAGGAGGGCTGGAATGCAGCTCCGACCCCGAGAACAACATCAAGAAG GAGGATGAGTCCGGCcccgtccccctctctctctccgtctcggACTACCTCACCCCGTCCTGGTCCCTCTCTCCGTCCTCCTCCCCGGTGTCCCACTCGGAGGCCAGCGACTCGGAccacgaggaggaggaggaggaagaggagctggaggagctccGGGGGCGGATGCTGCGGCGGCGCAAGAAGAGGAAGGCGCCGTACGGCTCGTCCGCCAAGCGGAAGGGCGCGCCGCGGACGCCGAGCCGGCCGCTGTCCTTCTCCCGCTCgccgcacccctcccccccggcctgCCGCCCCTCCTTCGCcgcgccccccctgccccccaccaccaacatcaacaacaacatcaacatcaacatcgggcgggggcggggcgtggccACCCGCCGCCAGCAGTGCCTGTACTGCGGCCGCCACttccgctcgctcgcccgccacCTGGAGAAGCACCACGCCCAGCAGCCCGAGGTGCGGGCCGCCATGGAGCGCGCCCAGACCTTCCCCAACCCGCCGCTCTCCCAGACGCACCCCGCCCACTcgaaccccgccccctcccccgcccgctcccccgcacccgccgccgccgccgccccctcgcccgccctcttccccagggagagggaggcgcaGAACGGCGGagtctccttctccctctccctctcgccccccTCCCTTGCTCACGCCTCCTCCGCCGCCCCGCCCAAGaagagccccgccctctccaccTCGCCCAGGAAGAGCCCGTCCGCGCCGGCCCCGCCCAAAAGGGGCCGCAGgatgaagaaggagaaggaggaggagcaggagaaacGGGAGGCGGctaaggaggaggaggaggcctccCCCCACGGCTTCCTGGGAGGAGGGAAGGACAACGAGCCGGAACCGAACGGAGAGAAGGATGAAGAGAGtggagaagagaagaaaggagagatgTTGAG CTCCCGCAGGCCCCACATGCTGCCCCTGCTCTCCTCGCTGTCCTCCCTGGTGGCGCACCTGCGCCGGCAGCAGCACTCGTCCTTCGTCACGCTGTCGCGCCAGCCGCAGGCGGCCGAGGCCTGGCGCCTGCTGTGCCACTCCAGCCTGGCGCTGCTCATCCTCTACAACCGGCGGCGCGAGTGCGAGGTGTCCAAGCTCACCATCCAGGAGTACCGCAGCCGCGTCACGCCCCCGCCGCTGCccgcccccggctccgccccctccctcaccccgcTGGAGGCCTCGCTGTCGCCCTTCGAGCGCCAGGTGCTGTGCCACCTGCCCCGGGCCGGGGTGCTGGGGAAGCGGGGGCGGGTGCAGCCCCTCATCCTGCCCCCCCACAGCGAGCCCtgcctggagctgctgctgcagacccGGCCCGGTGTGGGGGTGGACCCGCAGAACCCCTACCTGTTCGCCCGGCCCTACCACTCCCCGGCCACGCCCCTGCGGGGGGCGGACCTCCTGCGCAGCCTGGCCCGGGCCAGCGGCACCAAGAACCCCCAGGCGCTGACCCAGACCCGCGTCCGGCGCCAGGTGGCCATCCTCACCCAGCTGCTGCTACTGGGCGAGGGGGAGGGTCAAGGGGCGGGCAGCGCCACCCAGCGCCTGGAGGACTTCCTGCAGAGGGAGTACCACGTGACCCAGAGCTGCGCCCGGATTGGCCAGGACCCGGGGCTGATGGGACGGGTGGGCCGGGTGGTGCTCTGCGGGGAACGGGACGGGGTCCTCTTCAGGGGCATGAGCCTGCACCACATCTGTCTGGAGCTGGACG TGATGTCGGGGAACTCGGCGGACTCTCTCTCGGACGATTCGGACGCGGAGCGGAGGAAGGTTCCGGAGAAAGGGGAGCCGGCGAAGAGGGCGGCGGGGAAGAGCCAGCCCCCTCGGAGGAGGAGAACCGCCGCGCCTCccacctccgcctcctccgtcagcccctcccccgccacctTCGCCCACAAGAGGAGAAGCGCCCAGCCCAAACCCG GTAAGCGTGGGGTTCTGAAGCGCCCGTGGTCGGAGGCGGAGCGGGCGGCGGTGGAGTTCCACCTGAGCAGGAACATCGCGGAGCTGCGGGTGCCGGCCAAGGCGGACTGCGAGCGCTGCCTGCagctctgccccctgctggtcaccaACCGCCGCGACTGGCGGGCCATCAAGTTCTACTGCCACAACCGCATCCAGCTGCTCAAGAAGAGGGAgcggagggagggcggggcgtcCGGGCTGGGCGCGTCCGTCTGctga